In Glycine max cultivar Williams 82 chromosome 10, Glycine_max_v4.0, whole genome shotgun sequence, the DNA window ttaatgcCATCTTGCAGATGTGAAGAGTATGGTATCAGCTGGTTTGACTACTATAGCCTCATGTAGTTTTGATATCATCAGTGCACTgcaaggaaagaaaaatatgcacatTTTATGCATTGGGCATGGTGGAGGAAGTTTACCACTGTTTTTGGCAAGTCGAATCCAAGGTGAAATTTGTTGTACTTTATGGTTTTTTCTAGTTTTAACTTTTAGGTGGTTGGTTAAAATATCCAAATTAAaagattttgctttttgagtggaaaacagaaaagaaaacatCCATCATggaaatatatgatatatcattGTGTTTCAAAGGAAAGacagggatttttttttttcatagttaAATCGTTAGTCACATCCTGCACTCTGATGGATATGACATGGAACCTTGGACATGGTTATTGTCATTGGCAAGCTGTAATGTCAATAGAAATGAACTGGAACATGTTCATATGTGGTATTGTGGTACCACCTCTATGACCTGAATTACGTGGATACATATTTACTTGGACCATCATAAATCTATTCCTTTCTCCTTCACCCCCTTTTTGCATAGACTGATTCTTGGTCTGGAGATGCTGAGTCTCATAAAGCAGGCCACTTGTATAGCATGCTTTTTTGTATGACATGGTTTTTGGATTTCTTAATGATTTTCCTCCTTGTTCACTTATATTGACAAATTTATGGTGGTAATTGATCTTTATACACCTTGGTTAATTTATGTGCTCTTTTCAGGTGCCATTGTCCATGTAGTTGAAATTGATCCCCTAGTTATCTCGGCCTCAATTCGTGCTATGGGGTTCCCGGGTTTCTCACTCATGACAAAATCAGGTGACAGGGCTGTTACAAAACCTGATATCATTGATGAAGTAATGTGGAAAGGAGTGCATGAAAGGATTTTCCTttatgaagcagatgctgaggAATTTATTGTTAATAATACCAATGTATACGATATGATCTTTGTTGATGCTTATGATGGTGAAGATATATTTCCACATAAGTTATGGGACCCAGATTCACCATTCCTTAAAGCCCTGAGTAATCAACTTCATCCCAAACATGGCACTGTTGTGGTGAACCTGCATTCTGACTCTGATGTCTTGAATCATGATGGATCTGTTCCATCTGAGCTTGAGCAAATTTTACCAATGGGAAAGTATGTATCTCAAGTTTGCCGAGCATACAAAGATGTGCTTGTAGGAAAAGGAGGTTCTGGCCTTGCTTTTACTGTTGCAGTtccttgggtctgtaatacgtCTCTGATTGTGTGTAGAGGTTTTGGTAGGGATAGTAAGTATTTTAACCGGGACTTTGCTATTAACACCCTCATTTCCAAATCCCTTGAACTGGAACATGTAATGGGCTTACCATTCTCATGTTTGGAATAcataaaaagaggttttattgTTGTTGGCTAACCGGTTTATCACAATGTTAATACTAGTAGTCTGCGTTCAGCAAATTCTCAATCAGTCTCATTTACTATGAAGTATGATATACTACTATTCTCCTATGTCAATGGAAAAACATA includes these proteins:
- the LOC100797575 gene encoding uncharacterized protein encodes the protein MWRGARVVSGYLRRFSTAVRRRMEDEGDWLYSSEWWGSDSDDGHSVLRSTSGKGNGVVAVVAYPSSRPSKMHWSGMERWLQQRCEEVHPGYKDGGKLRILGYQWRVLRFNEVTRQSTAKVMAAYRENTPGVVYLMQQPHCLAVPYVKSMVSAGLTTIASCSFDIISALQGKKNMHILCIGHGGGSLPLFLASRIQGAIVHVVEIDPLVISASIRAMGFPGFSLMTKSGDRAVTKPDIIDEVMWKGVHERIFLYEADAEEFIVNNTNVYDMIFVDAYDGEDIFPHKLWDPDSPFLKALSNQLHPKHGTVVVNLHSDSDVLNHDGSVPSELEQILPMGKYVSQVCRAYKDVLVGKGGSGLAFTVAVPWVCNTSLIVCRGFGRDSKYFNRDFAINTLISKSLELEHVMGLPFSCLEYIKRGFIVVG